The segment CTGAAAACCGAGCTGAAAACCGAACGGGCGGGCCCTGCCGGTCAGCCGCAGATCATCATGGACGCCCTGCGCCGCATCGTGCAGAGCCTGCGCCATGCTTCGGCCCGCCATGAGCGCGATTCCGGCCTGACCAGCGCGCAGGTCTTTTTGCTGAAAACCCTGCACGCCCGTCCCGGCGGTTCGGTCAATGATCTGGCGGCGGCGGCCCATACGCATCAGAGCACGGTGTCCGAAATCGTGGCGCGGCTGGAAGGCAAGGGGCTGATCGCGCGCCGCGCCGCGCCGAACGACCGCCGCCGCGTCGAACTGCGGCTGACGCCACAGGGTGAGCAGAGCATCGCCACCGGCGGCCATACGCCGCAGGAAGCCTTGCTGGCCGCCATCGCCGTCCTGCCCGACGCACAGCGCACCGCCCTGGCCGAGGGCTTAAGCGCCCTGATCGCCACCGCCGGTCTGGACGGCGAAACCCCGCATCTTTTCTTTGAATCTCAGGAGACGCCATGAGCGCCGACGCGCTGAAAAAAGCTTCGACCACACCCGGCCTGCCCCTGTCGCTCGGCATAGGGCCGCTGATCGAAAAGGCCGATGTCGAAACCCATCCGCGCGCCCTCGATGCGCGCAGCCTGCTGATCTGCCTCCTGGCCATAGCGCTGGGCGCCCTGATCACGCCCGTGGCGCGCGCCCTGATGCTGCTGATCGGGCTGATCACCAATCTCGTCTTTTACGGGCGCGTGTCGGGCGATCTTGTCTCACCGGCGGGCAGCCCGCTTGGCGTGTTTATCGTTGTCGTGCCGGTGATCGGCTCGGTTCTGGTCGGCCTGATGGCGCGTTATGGCGCAAAAGCCATTCGCGGCCACGGCATTCCCGAAGCGATGGAGCAGATCCTTAACAATGACAGCCGCATTCCGGTGCGCATGACCTTTTTAAAGCCCTTGTCCGCAGCCATCGCCATCGGCACGGGCGGCCCGTTCGGCGCCGAAGGCCCGATCATCGCCACAGGCGGCGCGCTCGGTTCGCTGCTGGGCCAGGTGATCCATGTCAGCGCCCATGAGCGCAAGACCCTGCTGGCGGCGGGCGCGGCGGCGGGCATGACCGCCATCTTCGCCACGCCGTTTTCAGCCATATTGCTGGCTATCGAACTTCTGGTGTTCGAGTTCCGGCCGCGCTCCTTCATTCCCATCGCCCTGGCGGCCCTGACGGCGATCTGGCTGCAGCCCTATCTGTTCGGCGTCCATCCGGTCTTCGCCGTGCCGCACCTGCCCGCCGCACCTCAGGCGGCGCTGATCGGTTATGCGCTGGAAGGCCTGATCATGGGCGGGCTGGCGGTCTGTATCGCGCGCGCCACCTATCTGGTCGAAGACCTGTTCGAGACGTTGCCCCTGCACTGGATGTGGTGGCCCGCCATAGGTGGCCTCGCGGTCGGGCTGATCGGCCTCGTTTCGCCGCACACACTGGGCGTCGGCTATGACAATATCGAGCGCATTCTGAGCGGCCATTTCCTCGGCACGGCGCTTCTGGTCTTCTGCCTGTTCAAGTTTCTGTCATGGTCGATTGCGCTGGGCAGCGGCACATCGGGCGGCACACTGGCGCCGATCTTTACCATTGGCGGCGGTTTAGGCGTGCTGATCGGTCAGGGATTGAGCAGCATGGGCCTCGGCGTCGATGTGCGCATGGCCGGTCTGGTCGGCATGGCGGCCTGCTTTGCCGGGGCATCGCGCGCCCTGTTCGCCTCGATCCTGTTCGCGCTGGAAATCACCGGCCAGTTCAGCCCGCTTGTGCCGCTGATCGCAGGCTGCGTCACCGCCTATCTCGTTTCGGCCTTCCTGATGCGCACCACCATCATGACCGAAAAGCTGGCCCGGCGCGGCACGCATGTACCTTCAGACTATGTGG is part of the Asticcacaulis sp. EMRT-3 genome and harbors:
- a CDS encoding MarR family transcriptional regulator, giving the protein MSAPEDELKTELKTERAGPAGQPQIIMDALRRIVQSLRHASARHERDSGLTSAQVFLLKTLHARPGGSVNDLAAAAHTHQSTVSEIVARLEGKGLIARRAAPNDRRRVELRLTPQGEQSIATGGHTPQEALLAAIAVLPDAQRTALAEGLSALIATAGLDGETPHLFFESQETP
- a CDS encoding chloride channel protein: MSADALKKASTTPGLPLSLGIGPLIEKADVETHPRALDARSLLICLLAIALGALITPVARALMLLIGLITNLVFYGRVSGDLVSPAGSPLGVFIVVVPVIGSVLVGLMARYGAKAIRGHGIPEAMEQILNNDSRIPVRMTFLKPLSAAIAIGTGGPFGAEGPIIATGGALGSLLGQVIHVSAHERKTLLAAGAAAGMTAIFATPFSAILLAIELLVFEFRPRSFIPIALAALTAIWLQPYLFGVHPVFAVPHLPAAPQAALIGYALEGLIMGGLAVCIARATYLVEDLFETLPLHWMWWPAIGGLAVGLIGLVSPHTLGVGYDNIERILSGHFLGTALLVFCLFKFLSWSIALGSGTSGGTLAPIFTIGGGLGVLIGQGLSSMGLGVDVRMAGLVGMAACFAGASRALFASILFALEITGQFSPLVPLIAGCVTAYLVSAFLMRTTIMTEKLARRGTHVPSDYVAVATGSRKP